The following proteins are encoded in a genomic region of Glycine max cultivar Williams 82 chromosome 18, Glycine_max_v4.0, whole genome shotgun sequence:
- the LOC102660367 gene encoding uncharacterized protein, with protein MGFCERWGKWIHGCLSSATISILINGSTTREFVPERGLRQGDPLAPFLFNIAAKGLTGLMRTTVSKNLFSSYKVGRQKEEINILQYADDTLFFGTATTVNVRVMKSILRIFELVSGLKINYAKSQFGCLGKSLDWCREATSYLNCGQLEFPFSYLGIPVGSTSKSWDVWQHVISKFESKVAKWKQRCLSMGGRIFLTALPIYLLSFFKIPKKVVHKLPWADGGVPFKERFSELYQISSQRLHSVEDMGYFSEHGWEWNFSWRRNLFDSEMGVASTFLETIAAIRICGTLKDTWLWGAEPNGIFSTKSAYNLIKAEQLLEDQDSGFHQLWDLKVPPKVLSFAWRLLWDRLPTKDNLSRRQIQLDNDLCPLCQTQPETASYLFFTCDKVLPLWWEFFTWVKEGTILHNSPMANFLHTSTTTGGKNITRRRKTWWLAATKSIWQSRNDLVFHNQAFDIHKLIDNSIFLTWTWLKGWEKNFCAPFHHWSSAMSLVFV; from the exons ATGGGATTTTGTGAAAGATGGGGAAAATGGATCCATGGATGCCTTTCTAGTGCAACTATATCAATTTTGATCAATGGCAGCACTACTAGAGAATTTGTGCCTGAGAGGGGACTGAGGCAAGGAGATCCCCTTGCAcctttcctatttaatatagcAGCTAAGGGACTCACTGGTTTGATGAGGACAACTGTCTCCAAAAACCTTTTCAGCAGCTATAAAGTGGGGAGGCAAAAGGAGGAGATTAACATCTTGCAGTATGCAGATGATACACTGTTTTTTGGAACTGCAACTACAGTTAATGTTAGAGTCATGAAATCTATCCTCAGAATTTTCGAGTTGGTTTCAGGACTCAAGATTAACTATGCTAAAAGCCAATTTGGGTGCTTGGGTAAATCTTTGGACTGGTGCAGGGAAGCAACTAGCTACCTTAATTGTGGCCAGCtggaatttcctttttcttacctTGGAATTCCAGTAGGGTCCACCTCTAAAAGCTGGGATGTTTGGCAGCATGTCATCAGCAAGTTTGAATCTAAGGTAGCCAAATGGAAGCAGAGATGTCTCTCTATGGGAGGCAGGATATTCCTAACAGCCCTTCCTATCTACCTACTGTCATTCTTCAAAATTCCTAAAAAAGTGGTGCATAAG ctGCCTTGGGCTGATGGTGGGGTACCGTTTAAAGAACGATTCTCAGAATTATACCAAATCTCTTCCCAAAGATTGCATTCTGTTGAAGACATGGGGTACTTTTCTGAGCATGGGTGGGAATGGAATTTCTCTTGGAGACGTAATCTATTTGATAGCGAGATGGGGGTAGCATCAACTTTCTTAGAGACTATTGCTGCTATCAGAATTTGTGGTACCCTGAAAGATACCTGGCTGTGGGGAGCTGAACCTAATGGCATCTTCTCTACTAAATCAGCCTACAACCTCATTAAAGCAGAGCAACTTTTGGAAGATCAAGATTCGGGTTTTCACCAACTTTGGGATCTTAAAGTCCCCCCTAAGGTTCTGTCTTTTGCTTGGAGGCTGCTCTGGGATAGACTCCCTACTAAGGATAATCTTTCTAGGAGACAAATCCAGCTTGACAATGACCTATGCCCTCTATGTCAAACTCAACCCGAAACTGCATCCTATTTGTTCTTCACTTGCGATAAAGTGCTGCCACTGTGGTGGGAATTCTTCACTTGGGTTAAGGAAGGCACAATTCTACATAATAGTCCCATGGCTAATTTTCTTCACACCTCAACTACAACTGGAGGAAAGAATATTACTAGAAGAAGGAAGACTTGGTGGTTGGCTGCTACAAAGTCAATCTGGCAATCCAGAAATGACTTGGTGTTTCACAATCAGGCGTTTGATATTCATAAGTTGATAGATAATTCTATTTTCCTCACTTGGACTTGGCTCAAGGGGTGGGAAAAGAATTTCTGTGCTCCTTTTCACCACTGGTCCTCAGCAATGTCCTTAGTTTTTGTTTAA
- the LOC100783091 gene encoding copper methylamine oxidase, whose translation MATTQEKTTPCCAPQNNNKVAATSSSSSAPPQQQSQQQQRPSVATFISAIDSPPKTASAKGITVMVRAQTSHPLDPLTAAEISVAVATVRAAGATPEVRDSMRFIEVDLVEPEKQVVALADAYFFPPFQPSLLPRTKGGPVIPTKLPPRKARLVVYNKRSNETSIWIVELREVHAATRGGHHRGKVVSSTVVPDVQPPMDAVEYAECEAVVKDFPPFREAMKKRGIEDMDLVMVDPWCAGYHSEVDAPSRRLAKPLIFCRTESDCPMENGYARPVDGIHVLVDMQNMVVLEFEDRKLVPLPPADPLRNYTSGETRGGVDRSDVKPLQIIQPEGPSFRVNGHFIEWQKWNFRIGFTPREGLVIHSVAYIDGSRGRRPVAHRLSFVEMVVPYGDPNDPHYRKNAFDAGEDGLGKNAHSLKKGCDCLGYIKYFDAHFTNFYGGVETIENCVCLHEEDHGILWKHQDWRTGLAEVRRSRRLTVSFICTVANYEYGFFWHFYQDGKIEAEIKLTGILSLGSLQPGETRKYGTTIAPGLYAPVHQHFFVARMDMAVDCKPGEAFNQVVEVNVKVEKPGDNNVHNNAFYAEEKLLKSELEAMRDCDPLSARHWIVRNTRTVNRTGHLTGYKLVPGSNCLPLAGSEAKFLRRAAFLKHNLWVTPYARDEMHPGGEFPNQNPRVGEGLATWVKQNRSLEEADIVLWYVFGVTHIPRLEDWPVMPVERIGFMLMPHGFFNCSPAVDVPPNPSDLDDKENGLPAKPIQNGLIAKL comes from the exons ATGGCCACAACTCAGGAAAAAACGACGCCATGTTGCGCCCCTCAAAATAACAACAAGGTCGCAGCaacatcatcttcttcttcagcgCCACCCCAACAAcaatcacaacaacaacaacgaccCTCTGTTGCCACCTTCATTTCCGCCATCGATTCTCCTCCCAAAACCGCTTCTGCCAaag GTATCACTGTCATGGTGAGAGCTCAAACCAGCCACCCCTTGGATCCACTAACTGCTGCTGAAATATCAGTAGCTGTAGCGACCGTTCGAGCAGCTGGAGCAACACCTGAG GTGAGGGATAGCATGCGCTTTATTGAAGTAGACCTGGTAGAACCAGAAAAGCAAGTTGTTGCATTAGCAGATGCATATTTCTTCCCTCCTTTCCAACCATCACTGCTCCCTAGGACAAAAGGTGGACCTGTGATTCCAACAAAACTTCCACCAAGGAAAGCAAGACTAGTTGTTTACAATAAAAGGTCAAATGAGACTAGCATATGGATTGTTGAACTTAGAGAAGTTCATGCAGCAACTCGAGGAGGACACCATAGGGGCAAAGTGGTTTCATCTACTGTTGTTCCAGATGTTCAGCCTCCAATG GATGCTGTGGAGTATGCAGAGTGTGAAGCTGTTGTAAAGGACTTTCCTCCATTTCGTGAAGCAATGAAGAAGAGAGGGATTGAGGATATGGATCTGGTGATGGTGGATCCCTG GTGTGCTGGATATCACAGTGAAGTTGATGCTCCTAGCCGAAGACTTGCTAAACCACTAATCTTTTGTAGGACTGAAAGTGACTGCCCCATGGAAAATGGCTATGCCCGTCCTGTTGATGGAATCCATGTACTTGTTGACATGCAAAATATGGTTGTTCTTGAATTTGAAGACCGTAAACTTGTCCCACTTCCACCTGCTGATCCACTAAGAAATTATACTTCTGGTGAAACCCGGGGAGGAGTTGACCGAAGTGATGTGAAACCCTTACAGATTATTCAGCCTGAAGGTCCAAGTTTTCGTGTTAATGGGCACTTCATTGAATGGCAGAAG TGGAATTTTCGTATTGGATTCACTCCTAGGGAGGGTTTGGTAATTCATTCAGTAGCCTATATTGATGGAAGTCGGGGACGAAGACCTGTGGCCCATAGATTGAGCTTTGTTGAGATGGTAGTCCCGTATGGAGATCCTAATGATCCTCACTATAGGAAAAATGCTTTTGACGCTGGGGAAGATGGCCTGGGTAAAAATGCTCATTCTCTCAAGAAG GGCTGCGATTGTTTAGGCTATATCAAATACTTTGATGCGCACTTCACAAACTTCTATGGAGGTGTTGAAACAATTGAGAACTGTGTTTGTTTGCATGAAGAAGATCATGGTATTTTATGGAAGCATCAAGATTGGAGAACAGGATTGGCTGAAGTTCGAAGGTCTAGAAGGCTGACAGTGTCTTTTATATGCACTGTGGCTAACTATGAGTATGGATTTTTCTGGCACTTTTATCAG GATGGAAAAATAGAAGCAGAGATCAAGCTCACAGGAATTCTCAGCTTAGGATCACTTCAACCAGGTGAAACTCGAAAATATGGCACAACCATTGCACCTGGACTATATGCGCCTGTCCACCAACATTTTTTTGTTGCTCGTATGGACATGGCAGTAGATTGCAAGCCTGGTGAAGCATTTAATCAG GTCGTTGAGGTAAATGTCAAAGTTGAAAAGCCAGGAGACAATAATGTTCATAACAATGCATTTTATGCCGAGGAAAAACTGCTTAAATCAGAATTGGAAGCAATGCGTGATTGTGATCCTTTATCTGCTCGTCACTGGATT GTTAGGAACACAAGGACTGTAAACCGAACTGGGCATCTAACTGGTTACAAGCTAGTACCTGGCTCAAATTGTTTACCTTTAGCTGGCTCAGAGGCTAAGTTTTTGAGAAGAGCAGCTTTCTTGAAACACAACCTTTGGGTTACTCCTTATGCCCGTGATGAAATGCATCCTGGAGGAGAGTTCCCTAATCAAAATCCGCGCGTTGGAGAGGGTTTGGCTACTTGGGTTAAGCAAAACCGATCATTGGAGGAAGCTGATATAGTTCTTTG GTACGTATTTGGAGTGACACACATTCCTCGATTGGAAGACTGGCCTGTTATGCCCGTGGAACGCATTGGTTTCATGCTTATG CCGCATGGGTTTTTCAATTGCTCGCCTGCTGTAGATGTTCCACCTAACCCAAGTGATTTGGATGACAAAGAGAATGGCTTGCCAGCCAAGCCTATTCAGAATGGGCTAATTGCCAAGCtttga